A single Eleginops maclovinus isolate JMC-PN-2008 ecotype Puerto Natales chromosome 5, JC_Emac_rtc_rv5, whole genome shotgun sequence DNA region contains:
- the slc26a11 gene encoding sodium-independent sulfate anion transporter: protein MERPLLGRVSACCSYSTLKAWLPILSWLPRYRLKWLQMDLLAGLTVGLTTVPQALAYAEVAGLPVQYGLYSAFMGGFVYTLLGTSKDVTLGPTAIMSLLCFSVVGGQPHQAVLLSLLCGLIQAVMALLRLGFLLDFISYPVIKGFTCAAAVTIGFGQVKNILGLQGIPHDFVLEVYYTFYRIREARIGDVVLGLLCVAVLLMLLFMKTSLGSDDAPSCSTTLARKLVWTAATMRNVLVVVAASCVAFSWNAFGHPVFTVTGKTSKGLPPFRPPPTSDTTANGTVVTFGEIVEDFGGGLAVIPFMGLLESIAIAKAFASQNDYRIDANQELLAIGVTNIMGSFVSAYPVTGSFGRTAVNSQTGVCTPAGGIVTSVIVLLSLAFLMPAFYYIPKAALAAVIICAVAPMVDYRVVAKMWRIRKLDLVPFVVTFLMSFWEVQYGIVGGVAVSGVLLLYHTARPQIKVFDHGVLVMELGSGLNFPATEYLSHVIHTQALQASPPRSVVLDCHHVSVVDYTVVSELRDLLRQFKLREVQLVFSRLQPSVLEVLLAADLQDFRHTDNVEASLQMETESLLSE from the exons ATGGAGCGTCCTCTGCTGGGCCGAGTGTCCGCCTGTTGCTCCTACAGCACTCTGAAGGCCTGGCTGCCGATCCTCTCCTGGCTGCCCAGGTACCGGCTGAAGTGGCTGCAGATGGACCTGCTGGCCGGCCTCACTGTGGGGCTGACAACCGTCCCGCAGGCGCTGGCTTATGCTGAAGTAGCCGGCCTTCCTGTGCAG TACGGACTCTACTCTGCCTTCATGGGGGGGTTCGTCTACACCCTCCTGGGGACCTCTAAGGACGTGACACTAGGTCCCACGGCCATCATGTCcctcctgtgtttctctgtggtGGGGGGGCAGCCTCACCAAGCCGTGCTGCTCAGCCTCCTCTGTGGACTCATCCAGGCTGTAATGGCATTACTGAGATTAG GTTTCCTGCTGGACTTCATCTCCTACCCTGTAATAAAAGGCTTCACTTGTGCTGCTGCAGTAACCATTGGCTTTGGCCAAGTCAAG AATATTCTGGGACTCCAGGGCATTCCTCACGACTTTGTCTTGGAGGTCTACTACACCTTCTACAGGATCCGGGAAGCCAGAATAGGTGACGTGGTGCTGGGTCTGCTGTGTGTCGCTGTGCTGCTCATGTTGCTGTTTATGAAGACGAGTCTGGGCTCTGACGACGCTCCCAGCTGCTCCACAACACTCGCCCGGAAACTAGTGTGGACCGCTGCCACCA TGCGTAACGTTTTGGTGGTCGTAGCAGCATCCTGCGTAGCGTTTTCCTGGAACGCTTTCGGCCACCCTGTGTTTACGGTCACGGGTAAAACTTCTAAGGGTCTCCCACCGTTCAGGCCCCCACCCACCTCAGACACCACAGCCAACGGCACCGTCGTCACCTTTGGAGAGATTGTAGAG gACTTCGGAGGAGGGCTGGCAGTGATTCCCTTCATGGGTCTGTTGGAGAGTATTGCTATTGCTAAAGCTTTTG CAAGTCAGAACGACTACAGAATCGATGCCAACCAGGAGCTGCTGGCAATTGGTGTGACCAACATCATGGGCTCCTTTGTGTCAGCATACCCCGTCACAGGAAGCtttgggag AACAGCAGTGAACTCTCAGACTGGTGTTTGCACTCCAGCTGGAGGGATCGTCACCA GTGTGATAGTGCTGCTTTCCCTGGCGTTCCTCATGCCCGCCTTCTACTACATCCCCAAAGCTGCTCTCGCTGCTGTTATCATCTGTGCAGTTGCTCCCATGGTGGATTATCGTGTCGTGGCTAAGATGTGGAGGATACGCA AGCTGGACCTGGTGCCTTTTGTTGTGACGTTCCTGATGAGTTTCTGGGAGGTGCAGTATGGCATCGTAGGAGGTGTAGCTGTATCAGGAGTCCTGCTGCTGTACCACACGGCCAGACCCCAGATAAAG GTCTTTGATCACGGTGTGCTGGTGATGGAGTTGGGCAGTGGACTCAACTTTCCTGCAACCGAGTATCTCAGCCATGTCATACACACTCAGGCTCTGCAGG CCTCTCCCCCGCGGTCAGTGGTCCTGGATTGCCATCATGTCAGCGTTGTAGACTACACAGTGGTCAGCGAGCTCAGAGACCTGCTGAGGCAGTTCAAACTACGAGAAGTGCAACTGGTCTTTTCCAGATTGCAG CCCTCTGTCCTGGAGGTTCTCCTGGCCGCTGACCTGCAGGACTTCAGGCATACAGACAATGTGGAGGCGTCACTGcagatggagacagagagcCTTCTCAGTGAATGA
- the sgsh gene encoding N-sulphoglucosamine sulphohydrolase — protein sequence MLLQHLLILASCSIVESKRRNVLLIIADDAGFETEVYNNTVVHTPHLRSLAQRSLVFSNAFTSVSSCSPSRSTILTGLPQHQNGMYGLHQGVHHFNSFDGVQSLPLLLSQANVHTGIIGKKHVGPGSVYPFDFAYTEENNSVLQVGRNITRIKLLVRKFFQTHKEEAFERRQMREDNSDNLKDDQRPFFLYVAFHDTHRCGHSQPQYGPFCEKFGNGEMGMGRIPDWTPEYYTPEQVKVPPFVPDTPVARADLAAQYTTVSRLDQGIGLVLQELRDAGYENDTLVIYSSDNGIPFPNGRTNLYRSGTAEPMLVSSPEHRERWGDTSQAYVSLLDITPTVLDWLSVPYPSYKLPGDPSTPVHLTGRSLLPALVTEPSSWHTIYASQSLHEVTMYYPIRSVHQGGYHLLHNLHYRMPFPIDQDFYVSPTFQDLLNHTRLSEPTHWFKSLQEYYYRERWELFDSRTDPLETRNLASEPAYSGVLENLRQSLQKWQWQTGDPWVCGPDYVLEDKLEPHCRPLYNGL from the exons ATGCTTCTTCAGCATCTTCTCATCTTGGCATCATGTAGCATCGTGGAGTCAAAGAGGAGGAATGTGCTTCTAATAATTG CTGATGATGCAGGTTTTGAGACGGAGGTGTATAACAACACCGTGGTCCACACCCCTCACCTGCGCTCTCTGGCCCAGCGCAGCCTGGTGTTCAGCAACGCCTTCACCTCCGTCAGCAGCTGCTCCCCCAGCCGCTCCACCATCCTCACTGGCCTGccacag CACCAGAATGGCATGTACGGGCTTCACCAGGGTGTTCACCACTTCAACTCGTTTGATGGAGTACAAAGTCTGCCACTGCTCCTCAGCCAGGCCAACGTACACACCG GGATAATTGGAAAGAAGCACGTCGGCCCTGGATCCGTATATCCTTTCGATTTTGCCTACACTGAGGAGAACAACTCTGTTCTCCAGGTGGGGAGGAACATCACCCGCATCAAGCTCCTGGTCCGAAAGTTTTTCCAGACCCATAAAGAGGAAGCCTTTGAAAGACGCCAAATGAGAGAGGATAATTCCGACAATTTAAAAGATGATCAGAGGCCGTTTTTCCTCTATGTTGCCTTTCATGACACCCACCGATGTGGACACTCACAGCCGCAGTATGGACCTTTCTGTGAGAAGTTTGGGAATGGTGAAATGGGGATGGGAAGAATTCCTGACTGGACACCGGAATATTACACACCAGAGCAAGTGAAG GTTCCTCCTTTTGTGCCGGACACACCTGTGGCGCGAGCGGACCTGGCTGCGCAGTACACCACGGTCAGCAGGCTGGACCAAG GTATCGGTTTAGTTCTCCAGGAGCTCAGGGACGCTGGTTATGAGAACGACACTCTGGTCATCTACAGCTCAGATAACGGCATCCCCTTCCCCAACGGCAGGACAAACCTGTACCGCTCCGGCACCGCAGAGCCCATGCTGGTGTCCTCTCCAGAGCACAGGGAGCGCTGGGGAGACACTAGCCAGGCTTACGTCAGCTTGCTGG ACATCACCCCCACCGTTCTGGACTGGCTCTCTGTTCCCTACCCATCCTACAAACTCCCCGGTGACCCCTCCACCCCGGTGCACCTCACGGGTCGCTCTTTACTTCCTGCGCTGGTCACGGAGCCCAGCAGCTGGCACACCATCTACGCTAGCCAGTCCCTGCACGAG GTCACCATGTACTACCCTATCCGCTCTGTCCACCAGGGGGGGTACCACCTTCTCCACAACCTGCACTACCGCATGCCCTTCCCCATCGACCAGGACTTCTACGTGTCCCCCACCTTCCAGGACCTGCTGAACCACACCAGGCTGAGCGAGCCCACACACTGGTTCAAGAGCCTGCAGGAGTATTACTACAGAGAGCGCTGGGAGCTGTTCGACTCCAG GACAGACCCCCTGGAAACGAGGAACCTAGCATCAGAGCCAGCTTACAGCGGCGTGCTGGAGAACCTGAGGCAGAGTCTGCAGAAGTGGCAGTGGCAGACAGGCGACCCCTGGGTCTGCGGGCCAGACTATGTTCTGGAAGACAAACTAGAGCCGCACTGCAGACCTCTTTACAATGGACTCTGA
- the npb gene encoding neuropeptide B, which yields MERSVRFAVVCVGVSLLISCHPVEAWYKQSTGPSYYSVGRASGLLSGIRRSPYVRRSESEETLVDSGETVGNTVIPETNRQISILKSMAICVKDISPNLKSCELLRDGTGTFQCKADVFLTLDSLDCLSA from the exons ATGGAGAGGTCAGTCAGGTTTGCCGTGGTTTGCGTCGGAGTGTCTCTGCTCATATCCTGCCATCCAGTCGAAGCCTGGTACAAGCAGTCCACCGGGCCCAGTTACTACTCGGTGGGGCGCGCCTCCGGTTTGCTGTCCGGTATCAGGAGGTCGCCTTACGTCCGCAGGTCCGAGTCCGAGGAGACGCTGGTGGACAGCGGGGAGACGGTGGGAAACACCGTGATCCCAGAGACCAACAGGCAGATCTCCATCCTCAAAAGCATG GCCATCTGCGTCAAAGACATCTCTCCAAACCTGAAGAGCTGCGAGCTGCTGCGGGACGGGACGGGCACCTTCCAGTGTAAGGCGGACGTCTTCCTCACCCTGGATTCTCTGGACTGCCTGTCCGCGTGA